From one Anopheles cruzii chromosome 3, idAnoCruzAS_RS32_06, whole genome shotgun sequence genomic stretch:
- the LOC128271965 gene encoding protein CNPPD1: MMIEFERPNITDGSQVIDHEEFLDRIKKTLYYGSAKVRCTKISRPLADYAADVFSETHRGHSLSRLNFATVGKLTVTPCSLILAMIYLDRLNATDPTFVRRVTPSELFIVSMMVSTKFYCGYDEDIYLSAWAESGSMTREQMKSLELEFLDAMNWKAYVSKHDFFAKLKSVEKVLAKRQGLTRGWLTYTELINFLPSFAMAKQLIHYTTVMALSYTASVMTIAGAFLLASNLQLPGNLLYRGSTSIGRVQLSGTSKISNSSHQSGLAEDLADGAGLPSETDTLEDCILDGPITASQLLAMNETLKDCENALSSGPRREQLNEKWHGTNKWRADSYIPYRYPHIRFICDSTGSNTVVSQIDFLHPDEEHQRRPENAVAESDVYAERTDQGSQNCSYDHFIPLMLDKGPWCPDSGDHETAGGMYKHYRQTYDMFSSFLKFL, from the exons atgATGATCGAATTTGAACGTCCAAACATCACCGACGGCAGTCAG GTGATTGATCACGAAGAGTTTCTTGATCGCATCAAGAAAACACTGTACTATGGCTCTGCTAAGGTGCGGTGCACCAAAATCAGCCGGCCACTGGCTGATTACGCCGCGGATGTGTTCTCCGAAACTCATCGAGGCCACTCACTCAGTCGGTTGAACTTTGCGACCGTCGGCAAACTTACCGTGACGCCGTGTTCCCTCATCTTGGCGATGATCTATCTTGATCGTTTGAACGCCACCGATCCGACCTTTGTTCGACGTGTAACGCCATCCGAATTATTTATAGTGTCGATG ATGGTGTCCACAAAATTTTATTGTGGCTACGACGAGGACATTTATTTAAGTGCCTGGGCAGAGTCGGGAAGTATGACCCGCGAACAAATGAAATCATTGGAGCTGGAATTCTTAGACGCTATG AACTGGAAGGCGTACGTATCGAAGCATGATTTCTTCGCCAAACTGAAATCGGTAGAGAAAGTTCTAGCCAAACGGCAAGGTTTAACGCGCGGCTGGTTGACGTACACAGAACTGATCAATTTCCTTCCCTCGTTCGCCATGGCAAAGCAATTGATCCACTACACCACCGTAATGGCTCTAAGCTACACGGCTAGCGTGATGACCATTGCGGGAGCCTTCCTGTTAGCTAGCAATCTTCAACTACCTGGAAACCTGCTCTATCGAGGATCGACAAGCATTGGCCGAGTGCAGCTTTCCGGCACTAGCAAGATATCCAACAGCTCTCATCAAAGCGGGCTGGCGGAAGACTTGGCAGACGGGGCCGGTTTACCCAGTGAAACAGACACACTCGAAGACTGCATCTTGGATGGACCCATAACCGCGTCGCAACTGCTAGCGATGAACGAAACACTAAAAGACTGCGAGAATGCTCTTTCTTCGGGACCCCGCCGGGAGCAGCTCAACGAAAAATGGCATGGTACAAACAAATGGCGAGCCGATTCGTACATCCCGTATCGCTACCCCCATATCCGCTTTATTTGTGATTCCACCGGAAGTAACACGGTCGTGTCACAAATTGACTTTCTTCATCCTGATGAAGAACACCAGCGGCGTCCAGAGAATGCGGTCGCAGAATCCGATGTCTACGCCGAACGAACCGATCAAGGATCTCAAAATTGTTCGTACGACCATTTCATTCCACTTATGCTCGACAAAGGTCCATGGTGTCCGGACAGCGGGGATCACGAAACGGCCGGCGGCATGTATAAGCACTACAGGCAAACCTACGATATGTTCAGTtcttttttgaaatttttgtAG
- the LOC128272872 gene encoding ATP-dependent Clp protease proteolytic subunit, mitochondrial encodes MLKIKSLVSISSNVRKLHTSKKTFLNLVPIVVEQTGRGERAYDIFSRLLKERIICLMGPIHDDLSSLIVAQLLFLQSENGTKPIHMYINSPGGSVTAGLAIYDTMQYVKPPVATWCVGQACSMGSLLLAAGAPGMRHSLPNARIMIHQPSGGAQGQATDIQIQAAEIQKLKKQLTEIYGKHTKTSMDVLYSKMERDTFLSPEEAQTIGIIDTVLEHPPSSTEGTA; translated from the exons aTGCTCAAAATAAAGTCTCTTGTTTCCATCTCGTCCAATGTG CGCAAATTGCACACGAGTAAGAAAACATTCCTCAACCTTGTGCCAATCGTCGTGGAGCAGACTGGTCGTGGAGAACGGGCTTACGATATTTTCTCCCGGCTGCTGAAAGAACGCATCATTTGCCTAATGGGCCCGATTCATGACGATCTGAGCTCACTGATTGTGGCGCAGCTACTGTTTCTGCAGtcagaaaacggaaccaaaccGATTCACATGTACATCAACTCCCCGGGCGGAAGTGTTACGGCTGGGCTGGCCATTTACGACACGATGCAATACGTAAAACCACCGGTAGCGACGTGGTGTGTCGGTCAAGCGTGCTCGATGGGATCGCTGCTTCTGGCTGCCGGTGCTCCAGGGATGCGCCATTCGTTACCAAATGCGCGCATCATGATACATCAACCGTCCGGTGGAGCACAGGGGCAAGCGACTGACATACAGATTCAGGCGGCGGAAATACAAAAATTGAAGAAACAGTTGACTGAAATCTACGGCAAACATACGAAAACGTCAATGGACGTACTGTACTCAAAAATGGAGCGCGACACATTCCTCAGTCCGGAAGAGGCACAGACGATCGGCATCATAGATACTGTGTTAGAACACCCGCCGTCGTCCACTGAAGGAACAGCGTAA